A stretch of Candidatus Taylorbacteria bacterium DNA encodes these proteins:
- a CDS encoding DMT family transporter, with protein MNSYKTGPWLVALAAFLWAIDAPFRKYVTGDLSSTTIVFMEHLLIALLVLPIFFRRFSELKKISPLEWLAILGIALGGSALATVFFTESFSYVNPSVAILLQKIQPFVAILLATILLKEKLTKKFWLFAVLGIYGAYLVSFPSLNPGAIEVRAMTGVLLALAAAVLWAAGTVFGRFALRRVAFQTLTALRFLGALVFLFFIEIYFHRLPEVTLASRTDWLFIFIIAIIAGFLSLFIYYKGLLTTKASVATIMELIFPVSAVVINWIFLGSTLVFGQIVGGVILLCAVAGLSLVNSQTESPTPPTQ; from the coding sequence ATGAACTCATACAAAACTGGTCCATGGCTGGTCGCGCTTGCGGCATTTTTGTGGGCAATTGACGCGCCGTTTCGCAAATATGTAACCGGAGACCTCTCCTCGACGACGATCGTTTTCATGGAGCATCTTTTGATAGCTCTTCTGGTTCTTCCGATTTTTTTCAGAAGATTTTCGGAGTTAAAAAAAATATCTCCCCTTGAATGGCTCGCGATACTGGGAATTGCCCTCGGGGGTTCAGCTTTGGCCACCGTCTTTTTTACGGAGAGTTTCAGCTACGTGAATCCTTCGGTTGCGATACTGCTTCAGAAAATTCAGCCCTTCGTCGCGATTCTTTTGGCTACCATTCTTCTCAAAGAGAAGCTGACTAAAAAATTCTGGCTTTTTGCGGTTCTCGGAATCTATGGGGCTTACCTTGTGTCGTTTCCCTCGCTTAACCCCGGCGCAATCGAAGTGCGAGCGATGACCGGAGTTCTTCTCGCCCTTGCCGCCGCCGTGCTTTGGGCGGCGGGGACAGTCTTCGGTAGATTTGCGTTGCGAAGAGTAGCGTTTCAAACCCTGACCGCACTGCGATTTTTGGGCGCGCTTGTATTTCTCTTTTTCATTGAAATATATTTCCACAGGCTCCCCGAAGTCACTCTCGCTTCACGAACCGACTGGCTTTTCATATTTATAATCGCAATTATCGCCGGCTTTTTATCTCTCTTCATTTATTACAAGGGGCTTCTCACCACTAAAGCGAGCGTCGCAACGATAATGGAGCTTATTTTCCCCGTCTCTGCCGTCGTAATAAACTGGATTTTCCTCGGCTCCACGCTCGTGTTCGGTCAAATTGTGGGAGGAGTCATCCTGCTATGCGCCGTTGCTGGGCTTTCGCTCGTAAATAGCCAAACAGAATCACCGACTCCCCCGACCCAGTAA